From a single Nostoc sp. MS1 genomic region:
- a CDS encoding filamentous hemagglutinin N-terminal domain-containing protein, producing the protein MSRRCVTAGISIILGISTVIGFDDILKAEIVPDNTLPENTIVTPDKSNENILINGGTAVGNNLFHSFTKFSLLKGQTAYFDSGRNIENVFGRVTGGERSNIDGTIKADNRFNLFLINPNGFIFGPNASLNIQGSFVATTANSIRFAEGGEFSAKPANTNPLLNVTTPIGLQYGTNPGSIQVQGTPTVQPTTLQVEGNQTLALLGGEIIVEDAFLSTLKPEGRIELGSVASTGFVGISATNPGFLFKFDNVPELGNIHLNSGTIINSLGDLDITSNNLFMQDANISAVNNLTVNAKDSIQLISKSNITTSNTDAISATQTINTRNLLVQDRSLIAANGGNLTINATDSVKIIGNVVDLPTRIYATAKANSSEDGNLIINTRNLIVKDNSQIITNSTPSFVGIVPFNRPIKDGLTTPIKGSITINATNSVILQGSSLDEIYPSGIFTQANGDAEAGKLTINTRILKVEDGAQVIARNLSGTKSGNLTVNATESVQIIGTSKNGTITGDWLDDVNTDEPVPKPISPLQDLAIAGVKARGSLPSGLFTDAMSSGDAGNITINTRELTAQYGGLISTDAFLTGQGGDLTIYATDKVQLIGTAANGITSGLFTRAGSMVTKSTSAGSLEIFTGNLLVQDGAQVSASTFGAGQGGNVFVKATEGIQLIGVSARNSPSGLFAQANSNATKDAGNLTIETSNLLVRDGAQVSTSTFGSGNGGNLSVKATQIQLIGTAPKDLFSSGLFAVATSDSTGSAGNLMINANLLQIWQGAGVAVRSNGTGSAGNLDINADSIRLDNHAFINADTRGNGSDPKQSQANINVRSQNLILSRGSNITTNATGENVIGGNINIDTNTLVASQNSDISANSADFRGGKVKINAQTIFGIKFRNAPTPDSDITATGASPELSGTVEITSPDVDPSQSLTQLPANAIDISRQIYQKCRNGEATAQIQNQFIITGRGGVPENPYEALDNNSVIADWVTVNDANHTAQKETNLTKLADTSVNNIVEAQGWVIDAKGNLVLTAQAPQVTHHPSGLAAASCENRG; encoded by the coding sequence ATGAGCCGCCGTTGTGTTACAGCAGGTATTTCTATTATTTTGGGTATAAGTACAGTAATTGGCTTTGATGATATTCTCAAAGCTGAGATAGTTCCAGACAATACATTGCCTGAAAATACCATCGTCACTCCAGATAAGTCAAATGAAAATATACTTATCAATGGTGGAACAGCAGTAGGCAATAATCTCTTTCATAGTTTTACGAAATTTTCTTTACTAAAAGGACAAACTGCTTACTTCGATAGTGGTCGAAATATTGAAAATGTCTTTGGTCGAGTTACTGGTGGAGAAAGATCCAATATTGATGGAACTATCAAAGCTGATAATAGATTCAATCTATTTTTAATCAATCCTAATGGATTTATTTTTGGCCCTAATGCCAGTTTAAACATTCAGGGTTCTTTTGTTGCTACTACCGCTAATAGTATTCGGTTTGCTGAGGGCGGTGAATTTAGTGCTAAACCAGCCAATACTAACCCTTTACTCAATGTTACTACTCCTATTGGTTTGCAATATGGTACTAATCCTGGCAGCATTCAAGTACAGGGAACACCCACAGTTCAGCCTACAACACTACAAGTTGAAGGTAATCAGACTTTAGCTTTGTTGGGAGGCGAAATTATCGTAGAGGACGCTTTTCTTAGTACTTTAAAACCTGAAGGCAGAATCGAGTTAGGCAGTGTAGCATCAACAGGTTTTGTGGGTATCTCTGCAACAAATCCAGGTTTTTTATTTAAGTTTGATAATGTACCTGAATTGGGTAATATTCACCTAAACTCAGGAACTATCATTAACAGTTTAGGAGACCTCGATATTACAAGTAATAATCTTTTCATGCAGGATGCTAATATTAGTGCGGTGAATAATTTAACCGTCAATGCAAAAGATAGTATTCAACTAATAAGTAAAAGTAACATCACTACTAGTAATACTGATGCAATATCGGCAACTCAGACTATTAACACACGCAATTTATTAGTACAAGATAGATCGCTGATTGCTGCAAATGGGGGCAATTTGACGATAAATGCTACAGATTCAGTGAAAATTATAGGGAATGTAGTAGATTTACCTACTAGGATATATGCTACGGCTAAAGCTAATTCTTCAGAAGACGGCAATTTAATCATTAATACTCGTAATTTAATAGTTAAAGATAATTCACAAATTATTACTAATTCGACTCCTTCATTTGTTGGAATTGTTCCTTTTAATCGCCCAATTAAAGATGGTTTAACTACGCCAATTAAAGGTAGTATAACAATCAATGCTACTAATTCGGTAATATTACAAGGTAGCTCCTTAGATGAAATATATCCTAGTGGTATCTTTACTCAAGCTAATGGAGATGCAGAAGCGGGAAAGCTGACAATTAATACTCGTATTTTAAAAGTTGAAGATGGTGCGCAGGTAATTGCACGAAATTTGAGTGGTACAAAAAGCGGTAACTTAACTGTAAATGCAACTGAGTCAGTACAAATAATAGGTACTTCTAAAAATGGTACAATTACTGGAGACTGGCTAGATGATGTAAATACGGATGAACCAGTACCTAAGCCTATTAGTCCATTACAAGATTTAGCGATCGCCGGAGTAAAAGCCAGAGGAAGTTTACCTAGTGGTTTATTTACAGATGCTATGTCTTCTGGTGATGCAGGTAATATCACAATTAATACCCGTGAATTAACAGCACAGTATGGGGGCTTAATTAGTACGGACGCTTTCCTTACAGGTCAAGGTGGGGATTTAACTATCTACGCTACCGATAAAGTGCAACTGATTGGTACTGCTGCCAATGGTATTACTAGTGGTTTATTTACCAGGGCTGGTTCTATGGTAACGAAATCGACAAGTGCAGGTTCTCTAGAAATTTTCACTGGTAATTTGTTAGTCCAAGATGGCGCACAGGTCAGTGCTAGTACTTTTGGTGCTGGTCAGGGTGGGAATGTATTTGTTAAAGCTACTGAAGGGATACAGCTAATTGGTGTATCTGCAAGAAATTCTCCCAGTGGCTTGTTTGCTCAAGCTAATAGTAACGCTACAAAAGATGCAGGTAATTTAACAATTGAGACTTCTAACTTATTAGTACGCGATGGCGCACAAGTTAGTACTAGTACCTTTGGTTCGGGTAACGGGGGTAATTTGTCTGTCAAGGCTACACAAATACAACTAATTGGTACTGCGCCTAAAGATTTATTCTCCAGTGGTTTATTTGCTGTAGCAACTTCCGACTCCACAGGTAGTGCTGGTAACTTGATGATTAACGCTAACTTATTGCAAATTTGGCAGGGGGCTGGAGTCGCTGTACGCAGTAATGGTACGGGGAGTGCGGGTAACTTAGATATTAATGCGGACTCTATCCGTCTGGACAATCACGCTTTTATCAATGCCGATACTCGTGGTAATGGCAGTGATCCTAAGCAATCACAGGCTAACATTAATGTGCGATCGCAAAATCTCATCCTCTCCCGTGGTAGTAATATCACAACTAATGCCACAGGTGAAAATGTTATCGGTGGCAATATCAATATTGACACTAACACTCTAGTTGCTAGCCAAAATAGTGATATTAGTGCTAACTCTGCTGACTTTCGTGGTGGTAAGGTAAAAATTAATGCTCAAACTATTTTTGGGATAAAATTCCGTAATGCACCTACCCCAGACAGTGACATCACCGCTACCGGAGCCAGCCCAGAGTTAAGTGGTACTGTAGAAATTACTAGCCCTGATGTTGATCCTAGTCAAAGCTTAACCCAACTCCCAGCAAATGCGATTGATATATCAAGGCAAATCTATCAAAAATGTCGTAATGGTGAAGCGACAGCACAAATACAGAATCAATTTATTATCACCGGACGGGGTGGTGTACCAGAAAACCCCTATGAAGCTTTAGATAACAATTCAGTAATTGCCGATTGGGTTACAGTGAATGATGCCAATCATACAGCCCAGAAAGAAACTAATCTGACAAAATTGGCAGATACTTCTGTCAATAATATTGTTGAGGCTCAAGGTTGGGTTATTGATGCCAAAGGTAATTTAGTTCTCACTGCCCAAGCACCCCAAGTAACACATCATCCTTCAGGATTGGCGGCTGCTTCTTGTGAAAATAGAGGCTAA
- a CDS encoding DUF1868 domain-containing protein, with protein sequence MDDNYQTYLNRVARLTLPEAYRSQVQHIQESYKFQPVEGSRQAAPFPGYTLITPSAAEDSENSAFYKQLEAYQQELLQIPINHDLIVPVPPASFHVTLADLIWDSAYRDACEQNPDFDQNLRSCVAEILQQYQESLTPGNEPISWQMLGLMIMPRAVAACLVPKDERCYEQIIKFRRTVYQNPKLIGLGIEQHYHLTAHVTLGYFGEISADLDRTKLSDTLSQFNQSWLLNTPEFVISRVELRKFDDMTRYYRQPDWPSLNF encoded by the coding sequence TTGGACGATAACTATCAAACTTACCTAAATCGGGTGGCAAGATTGACGCTACCAGAAGCGTATAGATCCCAAGTCCAGCATATTCAGGAATCTTATAAATTTCAGCCAGTTGAGGGATCTAGACAAGCAGCACCTTTTCCTGGGTATACACTAATTACCCCATCTGCGGCAGAAGATTCAGAAAATTCTGCTTTTTATAAGCAATTAGAGGCTTACCAACAGGAATTATTACAAATACCTATCAATCATGATTTGATAGTTCCTGTACCGCCTGCTAGCTTTCATGTAACTTTGGCAGACTTGATTTGGGACAGCGCCTATCGGGATGCTTGCGAACAAAATCCTGACTTTGACCAAAATTTACGCTCTTGCGTAGCTGAGATATTACAACAATATCAAGAATCGCTGACACCAGGAAATGAGCCGATTTCTTGGCAAATGCTGGGCTTGATGATAATGCCAAGGGCGGTTGCTGCTTGTTTAGTACCCAAAGATGAACGTTGCTACGAACAGATTATTAAATTCCGCCGTACAGTTTATCAAAATCCCAAGTTAATAGGATTAGGAATTGAACAACATTATCACCTAACGGCTCATGTCACATTGGGTTATTTTGGGGAGATATCAGCAGATTTAGACCGAACAAAACTGAGTGATACATTATCACAGTTCAATCAAAGCTGGCTGTTAAATACGCCAGAATTTGTCATCAGTCGAGTGGAGTTGCGAAAGTTTGACGATATGACGCGCTATTATCGTCAGCCAGACTGGCCTAGTTTAAATTTTTAA
- a CDS encoding pentapeptide repeat-containing protein, which translates to MKITIEELRQRYEKVERSFASVQLEGANLRGMIFEDASFIGINTKLAAFYYADLRNTDLSNANLECVEFGKWHLN; encoded by the coding sequence ATGAAGATAACTATTGAGGAGTTACGGCAACGTTATGAAAAAGTAGAGAGAAGTTTTGCTTCGGTTCAACTCGAAGGCGCTAACCTGAGAGGCATGATTTTTGAAGACGCTAGTTTCATAGGTATCAATACCAAACTTGCCGCTTTCTACTATGCTGATTTAAGAAATACCGACTTGAGCAATGCTAATTTAGAATGTGTCGAGTTTGGCAAATGGCATCTTAATTAA